In Leptidea sinapis chromosome 2, ilLepSina1.1, whole genome shotgun sequence, the sequence aataagcatattaTTCATATTTCACCACTTAAGTTTTTTAAGcatttaagttttttgaatttaaccacatttaaaatttgacaaaagctgtcatacttaatttatattgatgtccgcttacactacatttttttatgaacaaaggaggataaactagcgcacgggtcacctggtgctaagtgatcacccccgcccacattcccttgcaacaccagaggaatcacaggagcgttgccggcctacatataccaaaaagcTAGCTTCGAAAAGATATTTAAGTCTAagagacaaattttatttaatacaaggaatttaatatttaaattatcattttaactgattatttgtaaataaaaatattatgttttagtattagtttctctcactaaaggttaccttaacttattaatataatagcGTACGACAAACAAAGCAACGAAGAACATCCCCAAcggatacagcaagatagaaaagctGAAATACTcggagcattgttagatttgTTTAACGTTTTTGTGACGATATAACCTCCTCTTTAACGCAAAGTTGGTTTTTCTCTAACaagaataaaaacttttaaccTTTATAatcacattattataacaagtgatattttatacattttacaaataatgataTACTCACCAGTATTTGTAGGTCATCAACCTTTGTAATATTTTCAGGGAAAAATCATCCTACCCCAGACCATCGCTTGTAGATCGTAACGCCGGGTTACACGATTTTTTGCTTTTGATTTAATAGTTGAATTTGTCAAGTCAggaagttaataattattatatagacaACTTTACATAAACGTATATGAGAGATGATGTAAATGTTACCTTATTATGATTTTTGTATTCTATAAGTGGATCAAAGTAATTTTGATAGGACGAATTTATGTGGAAAACACTagagtttaaaaatattgtataagtaGCACCTTACAGCCCCCAAGGTTCCGGAAATAAGCTcaaaattgtaaacaaataataagGAAAAcgttgaccctaaaggccaaTAAACCGATTGTCACGCAGGTTTCAGTcgatcagtaaagccgtttaaaaACTATTGCAAAAAAAcacctttagatttttttaatagttgttTTGAGATTTCTCAACATCTACCGGTcgaaattgtataaaaaacctTAGTTTGGTTAAGTCCACACGTacacatactcacacacacGCGCGCGCGCACATTCGTACATATCACCaatcacatatttttatactGTTACGGAAGTTGATACTATGCAAATACAAAGTTATCGCTGAATTGCTCTTGGGCAGGTGATTTCGTAATATTGCCTTGATGCATTACGTCGGTACGTAGCTGAGGTGCCCGATTACGCCCGGCTAAAAATAATCAGGTGACGAACGCGGAAGGCAACTCCAAAGAGCAAGCAAAAGACAATATTATACTTGATCACGGATTACAGAGTATTGAGACGCATTCTCAAATGCGGACTTTTGCTTTAGTTTGGAAattcaaataaagaaataattttatatatattgacatAGTGATGACAAATGACAGATgtcattgatttatttatttatttgtatgatctTCGGTTATGGCGTCTAAAATTCTATTTCTTCTTCAattattattgtgaaaatataCATTACGTTTATCTAATTATCAATGGCAGTGCAGTTACTAACAGTGTCGGCAATGGAAAACCATGACGTTTCTGTGATTAATTTGCATCCTATGCAAATGCACCAACCGCCTCCTAATCACCAAATAGTAAACACAGTACAAAATCAAATTCCTCAGAATACCGTTCAGCAAAATACACAATCTACTGTTTGTGGCACAGAGCATCCTCAAATCGagcaaaaacaaaaacttaacaagaAGAGAAAAGAAACTATAGACGGCCAAGCAcgagaaataatatttaaagtcaTTAAGTTCTTTGAAAGTGAGAAACAGAACAGAGGTTATGCTTTTCCTGTTGAGAATGTTGTTAAGAGGGCGTGTGCTGCGACTGGCCTTTCCGAGAGTACAATAAAGAGAATTAAACGTGAAGGACTCCAAGCAGAAGCAACACACACTAAAATGGCAGGTCCAAAAAAGAAACGCGTCCGAAAAACGAAAGTTCAACTCGACTATTACAAACTATGTGCATTACGGGGCATTGTGAATAGTTATTCAAATCGGAAAGAAGTTCCTACGCTCGGGAAGATATTAGCAGCTGCCAAACATGAGTTAGACTATCAAGGAGGTAAGGAATCACTGCGGCTTATTCTGCTAAATAAATTAGGTATTAAGTTCAAAAAGTGTGAGAAAAAGATCAAGAAGCCTCCTGAAGAGGAGGTACAGCAACAGTATCATCATCCGCAGCAAATTATGACACATATACCCATGGACCATATGAAGACAGAAGCACACTGTATTTATTCTAACATGATGCCCCAGGTACCTCCAGTGTCTTATTAAAAGTATCGGATATTCGAATGAGTTAATTTTACACgtattttgtaacaaaacaGTGACGCAagtgatgtatttttttattgaatatcatCACAGTGAATGTTAATATTTAGCAGTTTGGAGATGTAAATACATCTCGCAACAGttttaaaataccaaaaaagaaATGTAGGATTATGCAGTCAAgtgattataatattcattcagttttgtttttgtaccgGAATATGAAGTATTACAGTATTCAATTAATTCTTGTTAAGATTATAGACATATAGCAtattaatcttattaattatatatttaggaatCCTCCTGTCGATGGGGAGTGAGATGGCATATCGCCAGTAGCTAGAAATTGAtgaattaaattgtaaaaaagggGTATGAGtaagtacataaaatattgGCACACATGCAGCggcctgtcaatgcgtattattttatgtatattaatagattgcttgtAATTAGAATGATATGAGAGAATGTATATGAAAGATCTTAcaggtggctcctttgcactggatgccggctagattatggggaccacaacggcacctatttctgctctgaagcagtaatgtgtaaacattactgtgtttcggtctgaagggcgccattgagaaggtgaaattactgggcaaatgagacttaaaatgttatatctcaaggtgacgagtgcagttgtagtgccattcagaatttataggatttttcaagaatcatgagcggcactgtaatgggcagggtgtatcaattaccatcagctgaacgtcctgctcgtcttgtcgcttattttcttaaaaaaaaatctaatggcAAAGGGCACTTGCCAATTTTGAAAGATTAATGGTGGGTCAAATAGGCAAGTGACTCAAGTTATGGAATGTGAAAGCAAACAAAGACAGAGGTCAAGAAATGTGTTGCCGTTGCTTGAAGTCTTTTAAAGATTTTTCTACGAACTCTCATGAGATTTGCTTTGAGTGTAAATAGATAAGTGCATTGGCACTGATATTattttcttcatcatcatcagccggaagacgtccactgctggtcaaaggccTTCTCAAAGATTTGCACAACAAtaggtcctgtgctgcccttatccaacatTTTACAGAggtcttgaccagattgtcggtccatcttatgaggggcctaccaacactgtgtcttccggtaattattattatttttctttcttatcATAACAGAATTAACAAAACTAACTagtgtaatcttaaatttataacaGCGCTAGCAACCTGTAAAATTGTTGAAACAAAACAATGATTACAATATGATACAGCACAATATGTTATAAATCTTCGAGGTTCTGGTTGTCAATGTCACATATTACAgagtattaattataaaaatctggacgaccgagccttgctcggatttttaagaatgtacaaaacttgaacaaaaaaaaaactaataggacatctggattcgaaccggggtcttctgctttccggatcacccaatgtctgATCAATCcaatctgagctataatagtcttgtatatagtggcgaaatttacctttgtattctaatgttattgtagctgtttctcattcaaacatggataaaaccattttttttaattgaaattgaaacctagctagaccgatttatcacccccgaaatcccctgcatacttaattttatgaaaatcgttggagccgtttccgagattcagattatatatatacaagaattgctcgtttaaagatataagataagaataataagttcagacaaaaaaaaattgaatttaattgaCAATTAAAAActgttattattcaaaatattaataaataggtTTTGATTTTTGAAGCCTAAGAATTACACTAAAATAGCTTTTAAGCAGTTTTTTGGGTTCATGGCAGCCCCTTAAAAAcgaattaagttatatttacttaagatgataactattttaaaatacacaTTGTTTTAAAAGTGAGCTGTACTTTTTACGAACATCAGTTGCATGTTCGAGTCAGTAATTGAAATcactaaaatattatcaatgatGATTCTAAAACActttagaaataattaaaacaaagactataaattttattgaaatgaaatttcatttaaagaaCAGAGGGCCCCTCTAGGGAGTCTCTTGCACCctaaaataagaatttaaaaatcaacAACCTAATTATTTATCCTCATAAAAATACCATATcactattattacttataagaaAAAGTGATAAGGAATTCACTTGATGATAAATGGCACTCATAGTTATGAGCGGTGTTACAATCACATTCGTCACTCTGAGGTATGCCTCATTAGCCCTTTAACTTCACTAGCTGCATCTGTTCCCGGCATAAACATTTGCTAATTTTTGTTCAGACAActagaaaataataaactatatgTTTATCTATAAGTATTTGATTTCATTAccgacattttaaaattaattgacaTTTTGAAAATGCACATATTtgatcattttataaaatatatctctagtgccacggactagtaaaaaaataaggactccgtgtgaccttatataacagtgtagcaccaaaacaagccgattaacgtgtaaatacatagccccacgcacacacactactacaggccgataggcggccattatgataATTGTCATTGTctatgacagatcagtttgcttctcagtagaatattttaaaaatgccatcgtgcattgtgaaaaagtgtaaaaacgatactatataagtatttgtggccacatatgattatttaagggagaaaaatttgtgtaactagtatcccctgtaaccgcacacacactagcataaaggtgcttcacttgctaatatcacggcatggagtccttctttttttactcgtccgtgctttAGTGCTTGTGTCCGCAGATGTGAAATGCATTGTATATTGTACATAAAAAGCcttttaaatactttatgtTAGAATTATTCGCTTGTTtgctatatattatttacacaaatgGCAAGAAATTACACTTAAGTTAAAatattgttgtatatatatatatatcagtatCAATTACTtgtattcaataaattataaatagatattatggtaaatattgaaattttaattgattttagtGAATGACAATGTAAGGATAGTATTAGATGATGCACCGAATATGTAGCAATAACGAACTATTTTTAATTGTGATGTTACTTGGAGTATTTAACCAATTGAAGCACCATTGATGAgcgtataaattaaaaatgtatcataaACATGTCTGTATGATTGCAATTGAAACTCGCGTCCTTTATGAAttgtacttatttttaaatgcaTATTACTGAAGAAAGAATTGCAAATTAGATGAGGACAATAATTTTTCCTCTCAATTTTGGAGGGATCTTCCCCtgtattttacattaattactaAACACtttctcaatattcagtctatctcttacttgagataataatagtaactatcgttgacttttctgtcccaataaacttttcgacggtaactcactttatccgtacacgctgtctgtcaatgggaggacgtatagcttaccagcgatagaagtttgtatggaaattgcaattcacgcgtccctattaaggcgataagaatgacttatcgggtatattaggacagcctcagattattgacagttaattactgaCTGTAGACGGTAcggtattgggaacggccgcaaTCTGTGACTTTTTTGTTCCACTTCTGCTTCCCTGAACTCATATGCCAAGCCAATTTCCATTTTAGATTCCTGATATTTGTTCCTATATGTCGAACCTTTGTGCTTTTTCCTTATGTATTCTAGTTTGCCTTATTCTTTTTTCTGGATCCTGATCTGATGGATGGAAATAAACTCGTTCCTTTAAGCCTGTGTCTATTGCATGatgtaataataagttttaagtGCTAGCACGCACTGCGAATTTTATTCGTGCGATTTCTCTCGCAAAATTCTGCATGCAATTGTATGAAGCTGCACGCTCTTGCGGAAAAAAAATCCGCGCGAAGTTTTTACCTCAAACAATCCGCGGTGTGGATCTTTTTCGTGGGCTTGACCGCTCAGTCGCGTATTGCTTATGAGATTAGGATGTCGTGCTCTTCGCCTGTTGTCTTcaaactaattattatataaatgacatgatgataagaacacacacacgcacatatTGAATTTTGAAAGAAACCATTccaatttttactatatttcattATAGCTATATGTGTACACTGTATTGGATCAAGGGGATCACTTAGAtgtagattttaaaattatgacaattgacacggacggttgactcagttggaagagctcTTGCACGTTCCCTAGAAGTGCAGGTTCGAATCCTAAACTGTCaataaattttagtacaaattaataattagtatCACATTAAATTGACTATTATTTGCGCGATCACAAtatattctaaatatatatctaccaatcatcatcaaaatcggtcaaaCCGTATTTGAGTTAAAGTCACAAATACAgacaaaaattaacaaaatgattgtgtggttttatgaaaccacggtaaaagtgaaacttttttcacataatagacatttaactaaaaatttttggaataatattccattaagggtataaaaatcgctttatcaatcttaattggaaaattggaatgataatgggaaataataaaagtagactatgTCTCCAACTAAAtcagtaatagtctatacactacacggtcagctgctgcgaactataggcgccgcccgaccgtcacgcgacatgcaacacacagacgaaaaagtttgagactatgcaataaaagtttcactttaataatttttgatagGAACTGTAGATTCGCATCGGTGAGTAGTAAAACTTATTTTTCATAAAGTTAATACTAAATATGTACAGAAAGTgcctacagatttattatacagaatatattatttagatagaTTACTACTATGAAAAATCCTATTCGTCTGcccaatttaatttaattgttatttttgtcgTCGACATAAGACGTATGAGTTGTAGGTGCGAGATAAACTCCgacagttaaaaaaaaaccgtaTTTAACTTTTAATCTTCCTTAATTTTTTAGCCGTTCCTTCAGCCGTTTCAGTACccttttgaaactaaaaaaaacatgcCACCGTTTACAGAATACTGAAGTATTAGTAGGATTAGTATTACCTTTCTTTTGTTTTAGCTGCTCTTGTACATACATTGGCTTTTTCTTTGGTTTTtctaatacattttgttttaattgtatcTTCTGGATTAGACTCATTTGACGCAgatcagagggcctaccatcaacttttaattagcgatgcaattccgatgcagttcagtttaggtacaagttaaaaaacaaaaagtccaataaagtattctcatctcatgtTTCATcgataaaattttccttttctgtatcatttcgttattttttaaaagttattaacaacacgtatcactttcctctaaggaattAGGAACTTTTTTcaaatcgctcactttgacacataagttTGCGATTAAATTTCTTGATTTTACGTCAACCTAAAATGGATAGCTCTAATGatgtcgtggtacgaaatagcaatgcagttcattttaggttgtcaattgaatcgcaataagagttcatgcaTCAGAATCGCATCGCTagttaaaagttgatggtaggccttctGTTCAAAAGTGAACACTCGGGATTTTGCTCAGTGCATATACACATAATTTTGGTTAAATACTCCAAGCTATCTTATAATCTTATGAAATACGAATAATGTTCATATTATAGAATAAGGAATGCTTATAACAGtataataaatgataatgatttcgacggtaatatattattcatagACAAGATGTAAAAGAAGTAACACTACACCATTATAGAAAATATCTTCTTCGGTCCGGCCCGAAATGTTGACAATcccaaaaaaaaagtgtgtgtgtacttatataagtatgcacgcaagatgttatacttctttggcctaacaaagcaaaaatcctttaaatcttgcaacgatggctttgacaattaattattaaataacgaacaCGGCTGTACGGCTCTAATAATGTTattagaaaccaaaaaaaaataacgaatgtcgcaaacgtcagaaaattttaggaaccaacttcaccctgttacttttaaaatttcactctcatcattctttcataacgcgccaaaagaagtataacttcaaaaagctTGTACAATCACATTTAAAACCGGCATATGGTATTACTATCTGGACCCATAAGTAGACTTGTTTGTACTCATATTACAATCTCTGTTACGGCAACTAAAGACGTAATTGagtaaaagtaaattatatgtattaaacGTTTTTGTAATTTGATACATCTGTGACGGTCactcccaatattcagtctatctcttacttgagataaaaatcgtaactatcgttgactcttctgtcccaataaacttatcgacggtaacttaccGGCAATAGAAGTTTGCttggaaatttcaatttacgcgtcccaatataaggcggtaaaaatgacttatcgggtatattggcagtatacagcttcagattattgacagccaattactgacagtagaagatagtaatttatatctacctgtagatagtatattgggaacggccgttagacaatTCATACGTCAAAGACTCTAATAGAGCCTTTTActactagacaaccgatgagaacaggccaggtttattactttagtgtgcatgacaagctacgtcctacactcgcgatttgtatgtcactttgtgttagtgtgggtgtattgttcaaaatagagtttaaccgtgaacctcaatttttttcgactctTTCGTAGCTGCCACAGTCTATTTTGACGTATGTATGATCAAAGAtggaactattattattaatatgcaaCTATGTTTTTTTTGCAAACCGTACTTTTCAAGTGACATTTGACAGATGGAGGTTATTGACGTTCCtattgtcatatatttttttttatttagtggcacgggatgcaagtccataggcctgTCATATTTTTGGTCTTCttgtattgccaatatttaaaattaccgTTACCTCTAttaaaattgcgcttgtcaATGGTATGTTTATGCTTTGGTTATGTTATTGTAGATTTCAAATAAGGCTGAGTAGACTATATTCTATTGTGTGatgtattgtaattatttttgattgaataaattaatttgtcgAATTGTTCAATATCAatgagactttttttttattaaaaaccttTATAAAATATGTGACTTCCGCGTGGGTGGATAAGTAAAGCGGTAATCTTATGTACTTAAGTATAGttgatttattttgaaatagtatATAACAACCAATGACGTCTAttcatatagacaatgcacctcatacaaaatcaaagccgaaatatggcaaatgacatcataataaccttcgactgccatgtctatacatttctgattgtttcctttcatctgtcccattctgacaagcgggtcttgtctgtaatcagactgcgaatgtcatgtccatatgtatagaacgtcattgttaaCAACACACTTGCGAGGAAATGCAAACATGTATTGCATAAATCGGTCAAACAGAATATGACAGTTATAAGAAAAGAcgcataagatttttttttgcacgcgccaaatgtaaggtgattgattacatataattcacaattataattttagtgataaaatgcaaatattttataacaaattattgcgaattataaataaattgatgatagtaataaatgttTCTCATCTTAATTAGGGACACATTTATTTGCTCCAAAAATGCAAGATTTTAACTGGATTTTCAGTGGTATAAAACCTCTGTTACAAAAAAAGCCGTATTTAACCgggtaaattgaaaataataattaagtgaagCCGGTAATTAATTACACTAAGTGGCTGTGCGAGTCAAGAAATTTTGTAGTAaacattaagtaaaataaaattttgaacaagtaattaaatattaatttcaaaaaccATGTTTTGGATGTTTTCGCCAATGTGTGACGGCCTGGGTGAtcgatttgttattttaaagtgatatccctcacttaatttgtaaccaaaatat encodes:
- the LOC126975411 gene encoding uncharacterized protein LOC126975411, with product MAVQLLTVSAMENHDVSVINLHPMQMHQPPPNHQIVNTVQNQIPQNTVQQNTQSTVCGTEHPQIEQKQKLNKKRKETIDGQAREIIFKVIKFFESEKQNRGYAFPVENVVKRACAATGLSESTIKRIKREGLQAEATHTKMAGPKKKRVRKTKVQLDYYKLCALRGIVNSYSNRKEVPTLGKILAAAKHELDYQGGKESLRLILLNKLGIKFKKCEKKIKKPPEEEVQQQYHHPQQIMTHIPMDHMKTEAHCIYSNMMPQVPPVSY